One Alligator mississippiensis isolate rAllMis1 chromosome 1, rAllMis1, whole genome shotgun sequence genomic window carries:
- the LOC102569838 gene encoding olfactory receptor 52N1 yields MEVANLTEMMPSTIILSGIPGLEEAHVWIAIPFCSVYLFAMVGNCGLLYLIWIEEALHRPMYYFLCMLTLNDIAMGTCVVPQAICIFWFKLKEVDFNACLTQMFFIYTFTGMESGVLMLMALDRYVAICYPLRYATILTNSVITTAGAVTFLRGVMLVMPVVFLARRLPYCRTNVIPHTYCDHMSLVKLACASIRTDTVYGLIVSLMIGGLDIICISISYIMILRAVLGLSSNEARSKAFGTCTAHVYTMITTYTPAIFSIITPRFGNYRVIPHIQVLMANVYLLLPAILNPVTFGVKTKQIRESFLKIFIRGKAASEIPLGQDKK; encoded by the coding sequence ATGGAAGTAGCCAATCTCACTGAAATGATGCCCTCCACCATCATCCTGAGTGGCATCCCAGGCCTGGAGGAAGCTCACGTATGGATTGCTATCCCATTCTGCTCCGTGTACCTCTTTGCCAtggtggggaactgtggcctcctTTACCTCATCTGGATCGAGGAGGCTCTGCACAGGCCCATGTACTACTTCCTCTGCATGCTCACCCTCAATGACATTGCAATGGGCACATGCGTGGTGCCCCAGGCAATATGCATCTTCTGGTTCAAGCTCAAAGAGGTTGACTTCAATGCCTGCCTGACCCAGATGTTCTTCATCTACACATTCACAGGGATGGAGTCTGGTGTGCTCATGCTCATGGCTTTGGACAGATATGTGGCCATCTGTTACCCACTGAGGTATGCCACCATCCTGACCAATTCTGTTATCACCACAGCAGGAGCAGTCACCTTCCTCAGGGGGGTGATGCTGGTCATGCCAGTTGTCTTCTTGGCCAGGAGACTGCCATACTGCCGCACTAATGTCATCCCTCACACCTACTGTGACCACATGTCTTTGGTGAAGCTGGCCTGTGCCAGTATCAGGACAGACACTGTCTACGGCCTGATTGTCTCCCTGATGATCGGAGGCTTAGACATCATCTGCATCTCCATCTCCTACATCATGATCCTCAGGGCTGTGCTCGGCCTCTCCTCCAATGAAGCACGCAGCAAGGCTTTTGGCACCTGCACAGCCCATGTGTATACCATGATCACCACCTACACACCAGCCATCTTTTCCATCATTACACCCCGCTTTGGGAATTACAGAgtcataccacacattcaggtcCTTATGGCCAACGTctacctgctcctgccagccATTCTCAACCCTGTCACTTTTGGGGTAAAGACCAAGCAGATTCGGGAAAGCTTTCTCAAGATATTTATCAGGGGAAAGGCTGCTTCAGAGATACCCCTGGGACAGGATAAAAAGTGA